From the Nymphalis io chromosome 1, ilAglIoxx1.1, whole genome shotgun sequence genome, one window contains:
- the LOC126768973 gene encoding carboxylesterase 1F-like isoform X2: MYFLYIFFLSLLSCSVVSQDPVVNLSQGRVVGIKVFTENALKPIEVFFGIPYAAPPTGRLRFSPPERHIGWRRTLFAHRLPPRCPHSGNDSDISEDCLYLNIWTPRRVDVSLQPVIIILYSETWLKNGVNLPCQELAAEGFVVVTVAYRLHILAFFTLKSIGARGNLALLDQYMSLIWVRENIAAFGGDPNSITLAGHSAGADSVLLHMVSPRSIGLFHRAIIMSPQNIWKAIEKDNDHNNSDIVKLSRGVAQSLGCLSATESEILQCLKIQSLKDIMSQYSNNWTDIIQPIPDNFLPESEQYLPTTLSAALASAKSPIIPVDVIIGTTDLETINYDNNYEEIIKLGGDHLYNQTKSTVIPSLLRLLSLDRPETSTLLSQIIQWEFLGTKIRKDNEQQTVKMIEAIARMETSAKWEAGCALLAARLARRISHLYVYHYSQPFGTDLKGQQFNFTDGNRLRGGVIALCGVSVMFLLLLGVSVVILHKWRTRRPLDFDSQVAN, from the exons atgtattttttatatattttttttctttctttacttTCGTGTTCTGTTGTTAGTCAAGATCCTGTTGTAAATTTATCCCAAGGTCGTGTTGTTGGG ATAAAAGTGTTTACTGAAAATGCACTTAAACCAATTGAAGTGTTTTTTGGAATACCGTATGCAGCTCCACCAACAGGGAGATTAAGATTTTCG CCTCCGGAACGACATATAGGTTGGCGGAGAACTTTATTTGCTCATCGTTTGCCACCACGATGTCCCCATTCAGGGAATGATAGTGATATCAGTGAAGACTGTTTATATCTTAACATATGGACTCCGCGG AGAGTGGATGTAAGTCTGCAGCCAGTAATTATTATTCTGTACAGTGAAACCTGGCTCAAAAACGGCGTTAATTTGCCTTGCCAAGAGTTAGCTGCAGAAGGCTTCGTGGTTGTGACCGTAGCTTACAGGCTTCATATATTAGCATTTTTTACTCTAAAATCAATTGGAGCACGTGGAAATCTTGCCTTACTAGATCAATATATGTCTTTAATATGGGTTCGAGAAAATATAGCGGCGTTTGGTGGAGATCCAAATTCAATAACACTAGCGGGCCACTCTGCTGGAGCAGATAGTGTTCTTCTTCACATGGTGTCACCTCGTTCTATAG GTTTATTCCACAGAGCCATAATTATGTCACCTCAAAACATTTGGAAAGCGATTGAAAAAGATAACGATCATAATAATTCCGATATCGTAAAGTTATCAAGAGGCGTCGCACAATCTTTAGGCTGTTTAAGTGCTACAGAAAGTGAAATTCTTCAGTGCTTAAAAATTCAATCTTTAAAGGATATAATGTCTCAATATTCG aACAATTGGACAGATATTATTCAACCAATTCCTGATAATTTTTTACCAGAATCGGAACAATATTTACCGACAACACTTTCAGCGGCGTTAGCGTCGGCGAAATCACCTATTATTCCTGTTGATGTCATTATAGGAACTACTGATCTGGAAACAATTAATTATG ATAACAATTACgaagaaattataaaacttggtggtgatcacttatacAATCAAACTAAATCAACAGTTATTCCAAGCTTATTACGTTTGCTTTCGTTAGACCGACCAGAAACATCGACACTT TTATCACAGATAATTCAATGGGAATTTTTGGGTACTAAAATACGAAAAGATAATGAACAACAAACTGTAAAAATGATAGAAGCCATTGCGCGAATGGAGACATCTGCTAAATGGGAAGCTGGATGTGCTCTTTTGGCAGCGAGGTTAGCTCGCCGAATTTCACATCTATATGTTTATCATTACTCACAACCATTTGGAACAGATTTAAAAGgtcaacaatttaattttacag ATGGCAATCGGCTTCGCGGAGGTGTTATAGCCTTGTGCGGCGTTTCAGTCATGTTTTTATTGCTGTTGGGTGTTAGCGTTGTTATACTACATAAATGGCGAACTAGACGACCCTTGGACTTCGATTCACAAGTAGcaaattaa
- the LOC126768973 gene encoding carboxylesterase 4A-like isoform X1 — protein MYFLYIFFLSLLSCSVVSQDPVVNLSQGRVVGIKVFTENALKPIEVFFGIPYAAPPTGRLRFSPPERHIGWRRTLFAHRLPPRCPHSGNDSDISEDCLYLNIWTPRRVDVSLQPVIIILYSETWLKNGVNLPCQELAAEGFVVVTVAYRLHILAFFTLKSIGARGNLALLDQYMSLIWVRENIAAFGGDPNSITLAGHSAGADSVLLHMVSPRSIGLFHRAIIMSPQNIWKAIEKDNDHNNSDIVKLSRGVAQSLGCLSATESEILQCLKIQSLKDIMSQYSNNWTDIIQPIPDNFLPESEQYLPTTLSAALASAKSPIIPVDVIIGTTDLETINYDNNYEEIIKLGGDHLYNQTKSTVIPSLLRLLSLDRPETSTLLSQIIQWEFLGTKIRKDNEQQTVKMIEAIARMETSAKWEAGCALLAARLARRISHLYVYHYSQPFGTDLKGQQFNFTGATHGAELLAVLGDALMLQIARRPTSQNEKEIFNKFRKYIKNFVTYGSPGTQKEWPRYMVGDSYIHEVCNADFTDYNQYKLIRRISFWLQYLPRLSNKLSFNEQAEKITIGNDGNRLRGGVIALCGVSVMFLLLLGVSVVILHKWRTRRPLDFDSQVAN, from the exons atgtattttttatatattttttttctttctttacttTCGTGTTCTGTTGTTAGTCAAGATCCTGTTGTAAATTTATCCCAAGGTCGTGTTGTTGGG ATAAAAGTGTTTACTGAAAATGCACTTAAACCAATTGAAGTGTTTTTTGGAATACCGTATGCAGCTCCACCAACAGGGAGATTAAGATTTTCG CCTCCGGAACGACATATAGGTTGGCGGAGAACTTTATTTGCTCATCGTTTGCCACCACGATGTCCCCATTCAGGGAATGATAGTGATATCAGTGAAGACTGTTTATATCTTAACATATGGACTCCGCGG AGAGTGGATGTAAGTCTGCAGCCAGTAATTATTATTCTGTACAGTGAAACCTGGCTCAAAAACGGCGTTAATTTGCCTTGCCAAGAGTTAGCTGCAGAAGGCTTCGTGGTTGTGACCGTAGCTTACAGGCTTCATATATTAGCATTTTTTACTCTAAAATCAATTGGAGCACGTGGAAATCTTGCCTTACTAGATCAATATATGTCTTTAATATGGGTTCGAGAAAATATAGCGGCGTTTGGTGGAGATCCAAATTCAATAACACTAGCGGGCCACTCTGCTGGAGCAGATAGTGTTCTTCTTCACATGGTGTCACCTCGTTCTATAG GTTTATTCCACAGAGCCATAATTATGTCACCTCAAAACATTTGGAAAGCGATTGAAAAAGATAACGATCATAATAATTCCGATATCGTAAAGTTATCAAGAGGCGTCGCACAATCTTTAGGCTGTTTAAGTGCTACAGAAAGTGAAATTCTTCAGTGCTTAAAAATTCAATCTTTAAAGGATATAATGTCTCAATATTCG aACAATTGGACAGATATTATTCAACCAATTCCTGATAATTTTTTACCAGAATCGGAACAATATTTACCGACAACACTTTCAGCGGCGTTAGCGTCGGCGAAATCACCTATTATTCCTGTTGATGTCATTATAGGAACTACTGATCTGGAAACAATTAATTATG ATAACAATTACgaagaaattataaaacttggtggtgatcacttatacAATCAAACTAAATCAACAGTTATTCCAAGCTTATTACGTTTGCTTTCGTTAGACCGACCAGAAACATCGACACTT TTATCACAGATAATTCAATGGGAATTTTTGGGTACTAAAATACGAAAAGATAATGAACAACAAACTGTAAAAATGATAGAAGCCATTGCGCGAATGGAGACATCTGCTAAATGGGAAGCTGGATGTGCTCTTTTGGCAGCGAGGTTAGCTCGCCGAATTTCACATCTATATGTTTATCATTACTCACAACCATTTGGAACAGATTTAAAAGgtcaacaatttaattttacag GGGCAACACACGGCGCAGAACTGTTAGCAGTTTTAGGTGATGCTTTAATGCTCCAAATAGCACGTAGACCAACATCGCAAAATGAAAAAGAAATCTTCAATAAAtttcgaaaatatattaaaaacttcgtTACATATgg GTCACCAGGTACCCAAAAGGAATGGCCAAGATATATGGTGGGAGACTCGTATATACATGAAGTATGTAATGCAGATTTTACCGATTACAACCAATACAAGCTCATAAGGAGGATATCTTTTTGGCTTCAGTATTTACCACGCTTATCTAATAAACTCAGTTTTAATGAACAAGCTGAAAAAATAACTATTGGAAATG ATGGCAATCGGCTTCGCGGAGGTGTTATAGCCTTGTGCGGCGTTTCAGTCATGTTTTTATTGCTGTTGGGTGTTAGCGTTGTTATACTACATAAATGGCGAACTAGACGACCCTTGGACTTCGATTCACAAGTAGcaaattaa
- the LOC126768973 gene encoding carboxylesterase 1F-like isoform X3 codes for MYFLYIFFLSLLSCSVVSQDPVVNLSQGRVVGIKVFTENALKPIEVFFGIPYAAPPTGRLRFSPPERHIGWRRTLFAHRLPPRCPHSGNDSDISEDCLYLNIWTPRRVDVSLQPVIIILYSETWLKNGVNLPCQELAAEGFVVVTVAYRLHILAFFTLKSIGARGNLALLDQYMSLIWVRENIAAFGGDPNSITLAGHSAGADSVLLHMVSPRSIGLFHRAIIMSPQNIWKAIEKDNDHNNSDIVKLSRGVAQSLGCLSATESEILQCLKIQSLKDIMSQYSNNWTDIIQPIPDNFLPESEQYLPTTLSAALASAKSPIIPVDVIIGTTDLETINYDNNYEEIIKLGGDHLYNQTKSTVIPSLLRLLSLDRPETSTLLSQIIQWEFLGTKIRKDNEQQTVKMIEAIARMETSAKWEAGCALLAARWQSASRRCYSLVRRFSHVFIAVGC; via the exons atgtattttttatatattttttttctttctttacttTCGTGTTCTGTTGTTAGTCAAGATCCTGTTGTAAATTTATCCCAAGGTCGTGTTGTTGGG ATAAAAGTGTTTACTGAAAATGCACTTAAACCAATTGAAGTGTTTTTTGGAATACCGTATGCAGCTCCACCAACAGGGAGATTAAGATTTTCG CCTCCGGAACGACATATAGGTTGGCGGAGAACTTTATTTGCTCATCGTTTGCCACCACGATGTCCCCATTCAGGGAATGATAGTGATATCAGTGAAGACTGTTTATATCTTAACATATGGACTCCGCGG AGAGTGGATGTAAGTCTGCAGCCAGTAATTATTATTCTGTACAGTGAAACCTGGCTCAAAAACGGCGTTAATTTGCCTTGCCAAGAGTTAGCTGCAGAAGGCTTCGTGGTTGTGACCGTAGCTTACAGGCTTCATATATTAGCATTTTTTACTCTAAAATCAATTGGAGCACGTGGAAATCTTGCCTTACTAGATCAATATATGTCTTTAATATGGGTTCGAGAAAATATAGCGGCGTTTGGTGGAGATCCAAATTCAATAACACTAGCGGGCCACTCTGCTGGAGCAGATAGTGTTCTTCTTCACATGGTGTCACCTCGTTCTATAG GTTTATTCCACAGAGCCATAATTATGTCACCTCAAAACATTTGGAAAGCGATTGAAAAAGATAACGATCATAATAATTCCGATATCGTAAAGTTATCAAGAGGCGTCGCACAATCTTTAGGCTGTTTAAGTGCTACAGAAAGTGAAATTCTTCAGTGCTTAAAAATTCAATCTTTAAAGGATATAATGTCTCAATATTCG aACAATTGGACAGATATTATTCAACCAATTCCTGATAATTTTTTACCAGAATCGGAACAATATTTACCGACAACACTTTCAGCGGCGTTAGCGTCGGCGAAATCACCTATTATTCCTGTTGATGTCATTATAGGAACTACTGATCTGGAAACAATTAATTATG ATAACAATTACgaagaaattataaaacttggtggtgatcacttatacAATCAAACTAAATCAACAGTTATTCCAAGCTTATTACGTTTGCTTTCGTTAGACCGACCAGAAACATCGACACTT TTATCACAGATAATTCAATGGGAATTTTTGGGTACTAAAATACGAAAAGATAATGAACAACAAACTGTAAAAATGATAGAAGCCATTGCGCGAATGGAGACATCTGCTAAATGGGAAGCTGGATGTGCTCTTTTGGCAGCGAG ATGGCAATCGGCTTCGCGGAGGTGTTATAGCCTTGTGCGGCGTTTCAGTCATGTTTTTATTGCTGTTGGGTGTTAG
- the LOC126769222 gene encoding protein mono-ADP-ribosyltransferase PARP16 isoform X2, whose amino-acid sequence MDGELDGYSDTGTNCNIAAISDTLSDNQAKLDTLEKKAVHLRLVLEKDFKAADVKWSLFVAAAFSFRYESCLRPFPPIFIKNGIKDMDELLSVITDVPALDLVLQQLDNLDNLANISDILDLLFYVLVRLKEPYLKTIPPEAHEAILMNTHSLLPAPKPQYIFQVVSSNNSNSELKWKELSKDHKVFYAYYGNRLENFFTILNFGLQQHLSKTTLMGSGLYLSPELSVSLPYSHSGFGWGASCIGGHLSCVALCEVVDAPEGINYQKPVTNEGDSAYAEEKNKMTIEQNLGSRLVHYVVTNCDLIKVRYLLVYAKQPTSMRFSTSSSNRDGLRQWLARHKLFSILLGYGLMLATIGFANNQPIQYYYKFLLKKLDVAISNSKM is encoded by the exons atggatgGAGAACTTGATGGATATTCAGATACAGGTACAAATTGCAACATAGCAGCAATTTCAGACACCTTATCAGACAATCAAGCAAAGTTAGATACTTTAGAGAAAAAAGCAGTTCATCTAAG ATTAGTACTCGAAAAGGACTTTAAGGCAGCGGATGTAAAGTGGAGTTTATTTGTAGCTGCAGCATTTAGCTTCAGATATGAAAGCTGCCTTAGACCGTTCCCacccatttttattaaaaatggaattaaagATATGGACGAATTg cTTAGCGTTATAACAGACGTGCCTGCTCTGGATTTAGTTTTACAACAGTTAGACAATCTTGATAATTTGGCCAATATAAGTGATATTCTTGATTTACTGTTTTATGTGCTTGTAAGATTAAAAGaaccatatttaaaaactataccACCGGAAGCG CATGAAGCAATATTAATGAATACACACTCCTTGCTGCCGGCGCCAAAACCACAATATATCTTTCAAGTAGTTAGTTCAAATAACTCGAATTCAGAGTTAAAATGGAAAGAATTATCAAAAGATCACAAAGTATTTTACGCTTACTATGGAAATCGTTTGGAAAACTTCTTTACGATATTGAACTTTGGACTACAACAACACCTAAGCAAG ACAACATTAATGGGAAGCGGCTTATATTTATCACCGGAATTGAGTGTCAGTTTGCCATATAGCCACTCAGGTTTTGGCTGGGGAGCTAGTTGTATCGGTGGTCACCTATCATGTGTCGCATTGTGCGAAGTTGTCGACGCGCCTGAAGGAATCAATTACCAGAAACCTGTAACAAACGAAG GTGATAGTGCATATgcagaagaaaaaaataaaatgaccaTCGAACAAAATCTTGGTTCTCGGCTCGTGCACTATGTTGTTACCAACtgtgatttaataaaagtacGCTACTTATTGGTATACGCTAAGCAACCTACTTCGATGAGATTTTCTACAAGCAGTTCAAATAGGgatg GTCTACGTCAGTGGTTAGCGAGACATAAGCTGTTTTCAATTCTTCTTGGATACGGACTAATGCTAGCAACTATTGGTTTTGCAAATAATCAACCTATAcagtattattacaaatttttattaaagaaattagaTGTGGCAATCAGCAATTcaaaaatgtaa
- the LOC126769222 gene encoding protein mono-ADP-ribosyltransferase PARP16 isoform X1 — MDGELDGYSDTGTNCNIAAISDTLSDNQAKLDTLEKKAVHLRLVLEKDFKAADVKWSLFVAAAFSFRYESCLRPFPPIFIKNGIKDMDELLSVITDVPALDLVLQQLDNLDNLANISDILDLLFYVLVRLKEPYLKTIPPEAHEAILMNTHSLLPAPKPQYIFQVVSSNNSNSELKWKELSKDHKVFYAYYGNRLENFFTILNFGLQQHLSKTTLMGSGLYLSPELSVSLPYSHSGFGWGASCIGGHLSCVALCEVVDAPEGINYQKPVTNEGDSAYAEEKNKMTIEQNLGSRLVHYVVTNCDLIKVRYLLVYAKQPTSMRFSTSSSNRDAGLRQWLARHKLFSILLGYGLMLATIGFANNQPIQYYYKFLLKKLDVAISNSKM, encoded by the exons atggatgGAGAACTTGATGGATATTCAGATACAGGTACAAATTGCAACATAGCAGCAATTTCAGACACCTTATCAGACAATCAAGCAAAGTTAGATACTTTAGAGAAAAAAGCAGTTCATCTAAG ATTAGTACTCGAAAAGGACTTTAAGGCAGCGGATGTAAAGTGGAGTTTATTTGTAGCTGCAGCATTTAGCTTCAGATATGAAAGCTGCCTTAGACCGTTCCCacccatttttattaaaaatggaattaaagATATGGACGAATTg cTTAGCGTTATAACAGACGTGCCTGCTCTGGATTTAGTTTTACAACAGTTAGACAATCTTGATAATTTGGCCAATATAAGTGATATTCTTGATTTACTGTTTTATGTGCTTGTAAGATTAAAAGaaccatatttaaaaactataccACCGGAAGCG CATGAAGCAATATTAATGAATACACACTCCTTGCTGCCGGCGCCAAAACCACAATATATCTTTCAAGTAGTTAGTTCAAATAACTCGAATTCAGAGTTAAAATGGAAAGAATTATCAAAAGATCACAAAGTATTTTACGCTTACTATGGAAATCGTTTGGAAAACTTCTTTACGATATTGAACTTTGGACTACAACAACACCTAAGCAAG ACAACATTAATGGGAAGCGGCTTATATTTATCACCGGAATTGAGTGTCAGTTTGCCATATAGCCACTCAGGTTTTGGCTGGGGAGCTAGTTGTATCGGTGGTCACCTATCATGTGTCGCATTGTGCGAAGTTGTCGACGCGCCTGAAGGAATCAATTACCAGAAACCTGTAACAAACGAAG GTGATAGTGCATATgcagaagaaaaaaataaaatgaccaTCGAACAAAATCTTGGTTCTCGGCTCGTGCACTATGTTGTTACCAACtgtgatttaataaaagtacGCTACTTATTGGTATACGCTAAGCAACCTACTTCGATGAGATTTTCTACAAGCAGTTCAAATAGGgatg CAGGTCTACGTCAGTGGTTAGCGAGACATAAGCTGTTTTCAATTCTTCTTGGATACGGACTAATGCTAGCAACTATTGGTTTTGCAAATAATCAACCTATAcagtattattacaaatttttattaaagaaattagaTGTGGCAATCAGCAATTcaaaaatgtaa
- the LOC126769222 gene encoding protein mono-ADP-ribosyltransferase PARP16 isoform X3 — protein sequence MDGELDGYSDTGTNCNIAAISDTLSDNQAKLDTLEKKAVHLRLVLEKDFKAADVKWSLFVAAAFSFRYESCLRPFPPIFIKNGIKDMDELHEAILMNTHSLLPAPKPQYIFQVVSSNNSNSELKWKELSKDHKVFYAYYGNRLENFFTILNFGLQQHLSKTTLMGSGLYLSPELSVSLPYSHSGFGWGASCIGGHLSCVALCEVVDAPEGINYQKPVTNEGDSAYAEEKNKMTIEQNLGSRLVHYVVTNCDLIKVRYLLVYAKQPTSMRFSTSSSNRDAGLRQWLARHKLFSILLGYGLMLATIGFANNQPIQYYYKFLLKKLDVAISNSKM from the exons atggatgGAGAACTTGATGGATATTCAGATACAGGTACAAATTGCAACATAGCAGCAATTTCAGACACCTTATCAGACAATCAAGCAAAGTTAGATACTTTAGAGAAAAAAGCAGTTCATCTAAG ATTAGTACTCGAAAAGGACTTTAAGGCAGCGGATGTAAAGTGGAGTTTATTTGTAGCTGCAGCATTTAGCTTCAGATATGAAAGCTGCCTTAGACCGTTCCCacccatttttattaaaaatggaattaaagATATGGACGAATTg CATGAAGCAATATTAATGAATACACACTCCTTGCTGCCGGCGCCAAAACCACAATATATCTTTCAAGTAGTTAGTTCAAATAACTCGAATTCAGAGTTAAAATGGAAAGAATTATCAAAAGATCACAAAGTATTTTACGCTTACTATGGAAATCGTTTGGAAAACTTCTTTACGATATTGAACTTTGGACTACAACAACACCTAAGCAAG ACAACATTAATGGGAAGCGGCTTATATTTATCACCGGAATTGAGTGTCAGTTTGCCATATAGCCACTCAGGTTTTGGCTGGGGAGCTAGTTGTATCGGTGGTCACCTATCATGTGTCGCATTGTGCGAAGTTGTCGACGCGCCTGAAGGAATCAATTACCAGAAACCTGTAACAAACGAAG GTGATAGTGCATATgcagaagaaaaaaataaaatgaccaTCGAACAAAATCTTGGTTCTCGGCTCGTGCACTATGTTGTTACCAACtgtgatttaataaaagtacGCTACTTATTGGTATACGCTAAGCAACCTACTTCGATGAGATTTTCTACAAGCAGTTCAAATAGGgatg CAGGTCTACGTCAGTGGTTAGCGAGACATAAGCTGTTTTCAATTCTTCTTGGATACGGACTAATGCTAGCAACTATTGGTTTTGCAAATAATCAACCTATAcagtattattacaaatttttattaaagaaattagaTGTGGCAATCAGCAATTcaaaaatgtaa